A single genomic interval of Methylocystis sp. IM3 harbors:
- a CDS encoding glycosyltransferase family 4 protein, which produces MSRLEWGRFSMKILALMKYGDKAASTRQRLLQYREHFASQGIEVTFSPLLTNEYLERAYGGNTLPFLSILNAYLTRALVLCNASAFDLIWVHCETFPYMPGSLERLSKLSGKPVVYDFDDAIFHQYDMHPNPVVRHVLGSKLQPLMSGSSLCVCGNAYLKAYADNFARRTVIVPTVLDTAVYKPAPKCRNIRGPLTVGWIGSPSTWSFVLPFVPLLQRLAEELDLVIRIVGAGRPSAMPSRFEFLEWAEDREVALIQGMDIGIMPLPDEPWAKGKCGYKLIQYMACGIPVVASPVGVNAHIVDEGINGHLARDDREWEAAIRRLVTSAELRSAMGERGRNKIVADYSLRTHGPRLAAMLRELVGASSS; this is translated from the coding sequence TTGTCGCGTCTTGAATGGGGCCGTTTCTCGATGAAGATATTAGCCTTGATGAAATATGGAGACAAAGCAGCTAGCACACGGCAACGCTTGCTCCAATATAGAGAGCATTTTGCTAGCCAAGGGATCGAGGTCACCTTCTCTCCTCTCCTGACCAACGAGTATCTCGAGCGGGCTTACGGGGGAAACACTCTCCCCTTTCTATCGATCCTGAACGCCTATCTGACTCGGGCTTTGGTGCTGTGCAACGCTAGCGCATTTGACCTTATTTGGGTTCACTGCGAGACGTTTCCATATATGCCCGGTTCACTAGAGCGCCTAAGCAAGCTAAGCGGCAAGCCGGTAGTATATGACTTTGATGACGCGATTTTCCATCAGTATGACATGCACCCGAACCCAGTCGTTCGTCACGTTTTGGGCTCGAAGTTGCAGCCGTTGATGAGTGGATCTTCGCTTTGCGTCTGCGGCAACGCCTATCTGAAGGCCTATGCTGACAACTTTGCCCGTCGCACTGTGATTGTTCCGACGGTCCTCGATACAGCGGTGTACAAGCCAGCGCCAAAGTGCCGAAATATCAGAGGGCCGTTGACCGTGGGATGGATTGGCTCGCCGTCAACGTGGAGTTTCGTGCTTCCCTTCGTACCCCTTCTCCAACGCCTCGCTGAAGAACTCGATCTCGTCATTCGCATCGTCGGCGCAGGGCGGCCCAGTGCGATGCCCTCACGGTTCGAGTTCCTGGAATGGGCGGAGGACCGTGAAGTAGCGCTAATCCAGGGAATGGATATCGGCATCATGCCCCTCCCGGATGAGCCGTGGGCAAAAGGCAAATGCGGCTATAAGCTGATTCAGTACATGGCGTGCGGCATTCCAGTAGTCGCATCGCCGGTCGGCGTGAACGCCCATATCGTGGACGAGGGGATAAATGGTCACCTAGCGCGTGATGATCGAGAATGGGAGGCCGCCATTCGCCGGCTGGTGACAAGTGCAGAGCTCCGCAGTGCAATGGGGGAACG